In Lacrimispora indolis DSM 755, a genomic segment contains:
- a CDS encoding ABC transporter permease translates to MLQSFKMALKSIWGNKMRSFLTMLGIIIGVASVIILVSLVNGQMSYMTESFASMGTNQINVNVTNLSSRSVTVDQMYEFYEDNRSLFAQMTPRVSLSSTLKNGTESLTNTTVSGVSEEYLEMKDQTLDSGRFLQYSDILSRQKVCVAGYYVAWELYGGAEKAIGQTIKINGYAYQIIGVVSRQDDSELKAGGSDDVLYLPYSSAAKMNNTADINSYVFATADMDHTTEAKEAINTFLFEILKDEDLFRITAMSELLDSLNSMISMMSMMLGGIAGISLLVAGVGVMNIMLVSVTERTREIGIRKALGAKKRNIMQQFVIEAAVTSSLGGVAGILIGSVATTVIGTAMGMNATPTPGAVVVSFSVSVGIGLLFGYMPARRAADLNPIDALRSE, encoded by the coding sequence ATTCTGCAATCCTTTAAAATGGCTTTAAAAAGCATCTGGGGAAATAAGATGCGTTCCTTTCTCACCATGCTGGGTATCATCATCGGCGTGGCATCGGTCATCATTCTGGTAAGCCTTGTAAACGGGCAGATGTCCTATATGACAGAAAGCTTTGCCAGCATGGGTACCAACCAGATCAACGTCAACGTGACCAATCTTTCATCCAGGTCCGTCACCGTTGATCAGATGTATGAATTTTATGAGGACAACAGGAGCCTTTTTGCCCAGATGACGCCAAGGGTTTCCTTATCCTCTACTTTAAAAAACGGGACGGAGTCCCTGACAAATACCACGGTATCCGGCGTCAGCGAGGAATACTTAGAAATGAAGGATCAGACTCTGGATTCAGGGCGGTTTCTTCAGTATTCCGATATTCTATCCAGACAAAAGGTCTGTGTGGCAGGTTATTATGTTGCCTGGGAATTATACGGAGGAGCGGAAAAAGCCATTGGCCAGACTATTAAAATAAACGGTTATGCTTACCAGATCATTGGCGTGGTTTCCAGACAGGATGATTCGGAACTTAAGGCCGGCGGCTCGGACGACGTTTTATATCTCCCCTACAGCAGTGCTGCCAAGATGAATAACACTGCCGACATAAACAGCTATGTATTTGCAACTGCTGATATGGATCATACCACAGAGGCAAAGGAAGCGATTAACACCTTTCTTTTTGAGATCTTAAAGGATGAGGACTTATTCCGGATCACAGCCATGAGTGAGCTTTTGGATTCCTTAAATTCCATGATCTCCATGATGTCCATGATGCTTGGCGGAATCGCGGGGATCTCGCTGCTGGTAGCCGGAGTGGGGGTCATGAACATCATGCTGGTGTCGGTAACAGAGCGGACCAGGGAGATCGGGATCCGAAAAGCTTTGGGTGCAAAAAAACGCAACATCATGCAGCAGTTTGTAATAGAAGCCGCAGTTACCAGTTCTCTCGGCGGAGTTGCCGGCATCTTGATAGGCTCTGTGGCAACGACCGTCATTGGAACAGCTATGGGGATGAATGCCACCCCAACACCCGGCGCCGTGGTAGTTTCCTTCAGTGTATCCGTAGGGATCGGCCTTTTGTTCGGCTACATGCCTGCCAGAAGGGCAGCTGATTTAAATCCCATTGACGCCCTGCGCAGTGAGTGA
- a CDS encoding ABC transporter ATP-binding protein: MGEEEVRANNGVSLTICRGEFVAIVGKSGSGKSTLMNIIGALDVPTSGEYLLGGEDVGRMSDNQLAGIRNKMIGFIFQQYNLLPRLNLLENVELPLLYSGIGAAERNNRAMASLERVGLAEKWKNFPNQLSGGQQQRASIARALAGDPSLILADEPTGALDSKTSREVLNFLKKLNDEGNTIVMITHDSAIAREARRVIRVHDGKINFDGDVNEYSAIL, encoded by the coding sequence ATGGGGGAGGAGGAGGTCCGGGCAAACAACGGAGTTTCCCTAACCATCTGCCGGGGAGAATTCGTGGCTATCGTAGGAAAGTCGGGAAGCGGAAAATCCACGCTCATGAACATCATAGGCGCACTGGATGTTCCCACCTCAGGAGAGTATCTTCTGGGCGGCGAGGATGTGGGAAGGATGTCGGACAATCAGCTGGCCGGGATACGGAATAAGATGATTGGCTTTATCTTTCAGCAGTATAATCTGCTTCCCAGACTGAATCTTCTTGAAAATGTGGAATTGCCCCTGCTGTATTCAGGGATAGGAGCCGCTGAACGGAACAACCGGGCCATGGCCTCCTTAGAGCGGGTAGGCCTGGCAGAAAAATGGAAAAACTTTCCCAATCAGCTTTCCGGAGGCCAGCAGCAAAGGGCCTCCATTGCAAGGGCGCTGGCAGGAGATCCCTCTCTGATTCTGGCCGATGAACCGACTGGGGCTCTGGATTCCAAAACCAGCCGGGAAGTTCTCAATTTCTTAAAAAAGCTGAACGATGAAGGGAATACCATTGTCATGATCACCCATGACAGCGCCATTGCACGGGAGGCCAGGCGGGTGATCCGGGTACACGATGGTAAGATTAATTTCGATGGAGACGTAAATGAATATTCTGCAATCCTTTAA
- a CDS encoding efflux RND transporter periplasmic adaptor subunit translates to MKKVIQKLFSREKRKGRIKGKKILILLIVILAVLAGAIGTVSYKKSKEVSAAAKSVKTARVTKQDIVSELSSSGTISPLNTYEITSLVEGEVIAADFEEGDEVEKGQILYQIDTSSMESEMTSVNNSLARAEENYKAAQDDYNAALSDYSGNTYKSTESGYIKSLSIKEGDKVGNNTEIASIYDDKTMKIKVPFLSGEAAQITAGQGAILTLTDTGEQIQGVVSSVSNMDVTLTGGRIVRYVTIEVENPGGLTTETPATASVGDYVCTVESTFEPKLETTMKADLSSNVEVGTLLVHEGDYVAKGTPIFTMESRSADKLIRTYKDTMEKAQETLESAKSKLESTSDTYDNYTITAPISGKVITKSVKAGDKITKSSSGSTTLAVIYDMSGYTFKMSVDELDVKSVKVGQEVTVTADAVTGKTFSGIVTNVSLESSTSNGVTNYPVTVTLNDGMDELLPGMNVDGVIILDKATDVLAVPADALMRGNQVYVKDETVKEAQGNIPAGFKAIEVTTGLINDNYVEIKSGLEENQEVYVAQTTVSNTNAVMMPGGMGGVNVNPGGGGSDGRWRSGGSGSGSGGNSGGNSGGARRNGG, encoded by the coding sequence ATGAAAAAAGTCATTCAGAAATTATTTTCAAGAGAAAAAAGAAAGGGCCGGATAAAGGGGAAAAAGATCCTGATCCTTTTGATTGTAATTCTTGCAGTTCTGGCAGGAGCCATAGGAACAGTGAGCTATAAAAAGTCAAAGGAAGTCTCAGCTGCGGCAAAGAGCGTCAAAACAGCAAGGGTAACAAAGCAGGACATTGTTTCGGAACTGTCTTCCTCCGGCACCATTTCCCCTCTGAATACATATGAAATTACTTCTCTGGTTGAAGGAGAAGTAATTGCAGCAGATTTTGAAGAGGGAGATGAGGTGGAAAAGGGACAGATCCTCTATCAGATCGACACCTCCTCCATGGAATCGGAGATGACCTCCGTAAACAACTCCCTGGCCAGGGCTGAGGAAAATTATAAAGCCGCTCAGGATGATTATAATGCTGCTTTAAGTGATTACAGCGGGAATACCTACAAGTCCACGGAGAGCGGGTACATAAAATCTCTTTCCATTAAGGAAGGGGATAAAGTGGGGAACAATACGGAAATTGCCTCCATCTACGATGATAAAACCATGAAGATCAAGGTTCCCTTTCTTTCCGGTGAAGCTGCTCAGATAACGGCCGGCCAGGGAGCAATTCTGACCCTTACGGATACGGGAGAACAGATTCAAGGCGTTGTCTCCTCTGTCAGCAATATGGATGTGACTTTAACAGGCGGACGGATCGTCCGCTACGTTACCATTGAAGTGGAAAATCCAGGAGGCCTTACTACGGAGACCCCGGCCACAGCATCGGTGGGCGATTACGTATGTACCGTGGAATCAACCTTTGAGCCAAAACTTGAGACGACCATGAAAGCAGACTTATCTTCCAATGTGGAGGTGGGAACTCTGCTGGTCCATGAAGGGGATTATGTGGCAAAGGGCACTCCTATCTTTACAATGGAAAGCAGGTCCGCAGATAAGCTGATACGAACTTATAAAGATACCATGGAAAAGGCTCAGGAGACCCTGGAATCGGCTAAGAGCAAGCTGGAGAGCACCAGCGACACCTATGATAACTATACCATTACTGCCCCCATATCCGGGAAGGTCATTACTAAATCCGTAAAGGCAGGAGATAAGATCACCAAAAGCTCCAGCGGAAGTACGACCCTGGCAGTCATATACGATATGTCCGGCTATACCTTTAAAATGTCTGTGGATGAACTGGATGTCAAGTCCGTGAAAGTTGGCCAGGAGGTAACAGTTACAGCGGATGCGGTAACAGGTAAAACCTTTTCCGGCATTGTTACCAATGTGAGCCTGGAAAGTTCCACTTCAAACGGCGTTACCAATTATCCGGTTACCGTTACCTTAAATGACGGAATGGATGAGCTTCTTCCCGGCATGAACGTAGACGGAGTGATCATTCTGGACAAAGCAACCGATGTGCTGGCTGTTCCGGCAGATGCACTGATGCGGGGAAATCAGGTTTATGTAAAGGATGAAACAGTGAAAGAGGCCCAGGGAAACATACCGGCAGGCTTTAAAGCCATAGAAGTCACCACAGGACTGATCAATGATAATTACGTGGAGATTAAAAGCGGGCTGGAAGAAAACCAGGAAGTTTATGTTGCACAAACCACTGTAAGCAACACCAACGCTGTTATGATGCCAGGCGGCATGGGCGGCGTAAATGTAAATCCGGGAGGAGGCGGCTCTGATGGCAGATGGCGCAGCGGCGGTTCCGGAAGTGGTTCTGGCGGTAATTCCGGGGGTAATTCCGGCGGTGCAAGGCGCAACGGCGGCTGA
- a CDS encoding response regulator transcription factor, whose protein sequence is MELIYVIEDDDNIRDLIKIALEGFGYEVSAFEMAEDALKHIEADKPALAVFDLMLPGMDGLTAIRRIRKNESLKDIPVLILTAKDREFDKVAGLDGGADDYMTKPFGVMELAARIRSLLRRSTRDQASANELNQYCLSLNKKTREVHCDGVKVELTLKEFDLLQYLMENHNKVVTRDELLNHIWGYDYDGETRTLDMHIRTLRQKLGENGGSCIKTIRGVGYRFIKAEE, encoded by the coding sequence ATGGAACTTATCTATGTAATTGAAGACGATGACAACATCAGAGATTTAATAAAAATTGCTCTGGAAGGTTTTGGCTATGAAGTTTCTGCTTTTGAGATGGCGGAGGATGCCTTAAAGCACATTGAAGCAGATAAGCCGGCGCTGGCTGTGTTTGATCTGATGCTTCCCGGCATGGACGGACTGACAGCTATCCGAAGAATACGTAAAAATGAGTCTTTAAAAGATATTCCTGTTCTTATCCTGACAGCAAAAGACAGGGAATTTGATAAGGTGGCAGGACTGGATGGCGGAGCCGACGATTATATGACAAAGCCCTTTGGAGTTATGGAGCTGGCAGCCAGAATCCGAAGCCTTCTGCGCCGCAGCACCAGAGACCAGGCTTCAGCAAATGAACTGAACCAGTACTGCCTGAGTCTCAACAAAAAAACAAGAGAAGTCCACTGTGACGGCGTTAAGGTGGAACTGACCTTAAAGGAGTTTGATCTTTTACAGTATTTAATGGAAAATCATAATAAGGTCGTCACCAGAGATGAGCTTTTAAACCACATCTGGGGATATGATTACGATGGAGAAACCAGGACCCTGGACATGCATATCCGTACTCTCCGGCAAAAGCTGGGAGAAAACGGAGGTTCCTGCATCAAGACGATCCGAGGTGTGGGCTACCGTTTTATTAAGGCAGAAGAGTAA
- a CDS encoding Na/Pi cotransporter family protein → MSIADIQMLFKFIGGLGMFLYGMDAMADGLQKSAGHKMQQLLGVLTSNRLMGVLLGTGITAIIQSSSATTVMVVGFVNAGIINLAQAVGIIMGANIGTTVTSWIVSMSEWGEMLKPEFFAPALIGVGAVLSLFTGSGKKKQIGEILVGFGVLFVGLTFMSDSITPYRNAPIFSQAFSILGKNPFLGILAGLVVTGIIQSSSASVGILQTLALNGIVNWQSAIFITLGQNIGTCVTALLSSIGANKTAKRAAVIHLLFNVTGAVIFGCIMFVVFTLNPVFAASRISSVGISIFHTIFNVSNTVILFPFAGLLVKASGILVREDKKEASMDSDAQMKRHLDDRILETPSFAIENVNHEVVNMGYAAMENLDLAAAALLSSDKAEAKLVEKMEQKINGYEKILIDYLVKINNQSLNEEQHLLVKNLFYTVSDFERVSDHCENLSELAVEKANRNIVFSKEAENEIKEMIKEVRSSLEHAIKARATSDMSEVRAVVQSEERVDSLEEELRERHIERLSAQTCKPENGVVFLDALSNLERISDHAHNIAGYVRDEM, encoded by the coding sequence ATGTCAATCGCAGATATACAAATGCTATTTAAATTCATTGGAGGACTGGGGATGTTCCTCTATGGAATGGATGCCATGGCCGATGGGCTTCAAAAGTCCGCAGGCCATAAGATGCAGCAGCTTTTAGGAGTTCTGACCAGCAACCGGCTCATGGGTGTGCTTTTGGGAACAGGAATTACCGCCATCATCCAGAGCAGCTCGGCCACCACAGTTATGGTAGTTGGCTTTGTTAACGCCGGGATCATTAATCTGGCCCAGGCCGTGGGTATCATTATGGGCGCCAATATAGGAACCACCGTTACCAGCTGGATCGTATCCATGAGCGAATGGGGCGAAATGCTTAAACCTGAGTTTTTTGCTCCGGCACTGATTGGTGTGGGCGCTGTTTTAAGCCTTTTTACTGGCAGCGGAAAGAAAAAGCAGATCGGAGAAATTTTAGTCGGCTTTGGTGTGCTGTTTGTAGGACTTACATTTATGTCAGACTCCATCACTCCTTACCGGAATGCTCCTATTTTCAGCCAGGCATTTTCTATTTTGGGGAAAAATCCGTTTCTTGGAATTTTAGCAGGTCTTGTGGTTACCGGCATTATTCAGAGCTCTTCGGCATCTGTGGGAATTTTGCAGACCCTGGCGCTCAATGGAATCGTAAACTGGCAGTCAGCGATTTTCATCACCTTAGGACAAAATATCGGCACCTGTGTTACTGCCCTGCTTTCCAGCATAGGAGCAAATAAAACCGCAAAGCGTGCCGCTGTCATCCACCTGCTTTTTAATGTGACCGGCGCTGTGATCTTCGGCTGCATCATGTTTGTCGTATTTACGCTGAATCCGGTTTTCGCGGCTTCACGGATCAGCAGCGTGGGAATATCCATTTTCCATACCATATTCAATGTGAGCAATACCGTCATTTTATTCCCCTTTGCAGGACTTTTGGTAAAGGCCTCGGGAATCCTTGTCCGGGAAGATAAGAAGGAAGCTTCCATGGATTCCGATGCTCAGATGAAACGTCATCTGGATGACAGAATCCTGGAAACCCCTTCCTTTGCAATTGAAAACGTAAACCATGAGGTGGTGAACATGGGTTATGCTGCCATGGAGAACTTAGATCTTGCAGCGGCAGCTCTTCTCAGCAGCGATAAAGCAGAGGCAAAGCTGGTGGAAAAAATGGAACAGAAGATCAACGGTTATGAGAAAATACTTATTGATTATCTGGTGAAAATCAACAATCAGTCTTTAAATGAAGAACAGCATCTTCTGGTAAAAAATCTGTTCTATACGGTCAGCGATTTTGAAAGGGTCAGTGATCACTGTGAGAACTTATCTGAGCTTGCGGTTGAAAAAGCCAACCGGAACATTGTTTTCTCAAAGGAAGCAGAAAATGAGATCAAGGAAATGATCAAAGAAGTACGGTCCTCTCTGGAGCATGCAATAAAGGCAAGGGCAACTTCCGACATGTCTGAGGTCCGTGCAGTGGTTCAGAGCGAGGAACGAGTGGACAGCCTGGAAGAGGAATTAAGAGAACGCCATATTGAGCGTTTATCTGCTCAGACCTGTAAACCGGAAAACGGAGTCGTCTTTTTGGATGCGCTGAGCAACCTGGAACGTATTTCAGACCATGCTCATAATATTGCCGGTTATGTGAGGGATGAAATGTAA
- a CDS encoding dipeptidase — protein sequence MKVVDMHCDTISELFYRREEGKEYSILKNDCHIDLERMKKGDYCLQNFAMFTNLARQEHPFEYCMKLADLFFTELEKYEDMIGIVKTYEDIEENRRNGKMSAMLTIEEGGVCQGELAFLRNFYRLGVRMATLTWNYKNELGHPNRFWEEKGEAFFQPEIELGLTEKGIAFIQEMEKLGMIIDVSHLSDAGIEDVFRYTEKPFVASHSNARTIASHPRNLTDDMIKRLSERGGVAGINYCADFLHDWKKGDGVLSRLEDMIFHMKHMKQVGGIQCIGLGSDFDGIGGNLELRSSEDLPLLEGYMKKEGFSESEIEAVFYGNVLRVYKEILH from the coding sequence ATGAAGGTTGTTGATATGCATTGTGATACGATTTCCGAGCTTTTTTACCGCAGGGAGGAGGGAAAGGAGTATTCTATCTTAAAGAATGACTGCCATATTGATTTGGAGCGCATGAAAAAGGGGGATTACTGCCTGCAGAACTTTGCCATGTTTACAAATCTTGCAAGACAGGAACATCCCTTTGAATATTGTATGAAGCTGGCTGACCTTTTTTTTACGGAGCTGGAAAAATACGAGGATATGATCGGCATTGTAAAAACTTACGAAGACATTGAAGAAAACCGGAGAAATGGGAAGATGTCTGCCATGCTCACCATAGAGGAGGGAGGCGTCTGCCAGGGAGAACTGGCATTTTTAAGGAATTTTTACCGGTTGGGAGTCCGTATGGCCACTCTTACCTGGAATTATAAAAACGAACTGGGGCATCCAAACCGGTTCTGGGAGGAAAAAGGAGAGGCCTTTTTCCAGCCGGAAATTGAGCTGGGTCTTACGGAAAAAGGGATCGCTTTTATTCAGGAGATGGAAAAGCTGGGAATGATCATCGATGTGTCCCATTTGTCAGATGCCGGAATTGAAGATGTGTTCCGCTATACGGAAAAGCCATTTGTAGCCAGCCATTCCAACGCCAGGACCATTGCTTCCCATCCCAGGAATTTAACGGATGATATGATCAAAAGGCTTTCAGAACGGGGCGGTGTGGCCGGGATCAATTATTGCGCCGATTTTCTTCATGACTGGAAAAAGGGAGATGGAGTTTTAAGCCGGCTGGAAGATATGATATTCCATATGAAGCATATGAAGCAGGTGGGAGGCATCCAGTGCATTGGCCTTGGATCGGATTTTGATGGGATCGGAGGAAATTTAGAGCTGAGATCTTCAGAAGATCTGCCCCTTCTGGAAGGTTATATGAAAAAAGAGGGATTCTCAGAAAGCGAAATAGAAGCGGTCTTTTATGGGAATGTCCTTCGGGTCTATAAGGAAATTTTACATTAA